The proteins below come from a single Kitasatospora sp. NBC_00315 genomic window:
- a CDS encoding transcriptional regulator codes for MSSDYAKQLGGKLRAIRTQQGLSLHGVEEKSQGRWKAVVVGSYERGDRAVTVQRLAELAEFYGVPVQELLPGGTPGGAAEPPPRLVLDLERLTQVPSEKAGPLQRYAATIQSQRGDYNGKVLSIRQDDLRTLAVIYDQSPSILTEQLISWGVLNPDARRAVREEDAS; via the coding sequence AGCGATCCGCACCCAGCAGGGGCTCTCCCTGCACGGTGTCGAGGAGAAGTCCCAGGGGCGCTGGAAGGCCGTCGTCGTCGGCTCGTACGAGCGCGGCGACCGTGCCGTCACCGTGCAGCGCCTGGCCGAGCTGGCGGAGTTCTACGGCGTCCCGGTCCAGGAACTGCTGCCCGGCGGCACGCCCGGCGGTGCGGCCGAGCCGCCGCCGCGCCTGGTGCTCGACCTGGAGAGACTGACCCAGGTGCCGTCCGAGAAGGCCGGCCCGCTGCAGCGGTACGCGGCGACCATCCAGAGCCAGCGCGGCGACTACAACGGCAAGGTGCTGTCGATCCGCCAGGACGACCTGCGCACCCTGGCCGTGATCTACGACCAGTCGCCGTCGATCCTCACCGAGCAGCTCATCTCCTGGGGCGTCCTGAACCCCGACGCGCGCCGGGCGGTGCGCGAGGAGGACGCGAGCTGA